A window of Athene noctua chromosome 27, bAthNoc1.hap1.1, whole genome shotgun sequence genomic DNA:
TCTGGAaggagtattaaaaaaataaataaaaagtagcacCTAGTGGGTCCATAATGAACCATTCTATATTTGACCTCGTACTCACTgatgtaatttttattataaaaacataCAATGATTTGGTAAATCTGATAAAACTTCCAGATACCTCTCTAAACAAGGTATTTACTAAGTTTGAACAAGAACATGTCTATATTAAGGTTATGGACTTAATAGTTACACGCATGTTATTAACATACTGACCCTGAACGCACACCCCGACAGATTTCCACATTCCCACACACAAATCAAAAATCTGAAGCCAGGGAAACTTTGAAAATCTCTGTGTTTGGCTACAAACTGTTTATATCACATCTGTCTTGTCACCAAAAGGCTAttacctgctggagcaggtggctgttcTGCAAAAGGATCATGCTGGAATGGGTCACCtatgcagaacagaaaaataatttgttttatccACTATTTAGCAAGATGATAAAATGTTGTGAAAATATCATTTACTCAACAATTGGTCTTCAAGGTCCCGGGTAAGCCTTTGGTCACTTACTGCCTTTAAAAGGGTCTGCTCCCTTAAATGGATCAGATTTGAAAGGATCTTCTGACTGGAATGGGTCTGTATGCAATTCTTGTGTATTATTGGTAAACATCAAGGCTTTATTCTTAAACGGATCATCCTAAAAATTAAGAAGAGAAACATTACAGCAACTTACCAGAATTAAAATTCTCAGTTACCTATTTAGCAGAAATTCTATAGTATCTGGGTTCCTGTTTAATTATCTTAAAAATTACTTCCTAAAAAGCTTTCTGAGTAAGTGGTTTCTAGGCAGAAGTAATTACACATTAGACAGGAATATGTAGCCTGAAGCCTCACAGAACGTAAAAAAAAGATACCAATACATATAACAATAAAAGGTTAAATTGTTTCTCATACTAATATATTCAATTTGtaaatacataaacaaaaaagGAATTCCTACTGAGTAGTCATCCTCAAGATTGTGTCTTTTTACTCATTCTTGAGCTTAAAGCTCTGAGTACTGACTCACGTTACAAAACACTACATGGCAGGAAAAGTCTCACCCCAACATTTTTACAATGGAGAGGTTTGTCAGCAGAGGCCAACCTATAGCTTTGTCAAGTTACAAAAAAATCCTGCATGAACAAGTAGTTACAAACTAAAGTTATAACACCTCTTCATTGCTTTTGTTTGCATCTGATACCCTTGTCTTTTGTCTGATTTGGGTCTCTGATGAAACCAGCCCTTGCCACAGCAGCTGTACGTACCTACAGCACCTGTACAACAGAGCTCCACTGACAATCCATTCAACCCGTCAGGTAAAAAATATCTAATAACAGCTACCCACTTACACTGCCTCCAACACTAGAAAGATATGGGATTTCTTTCATCCTTTTACAAGAAGTAAATGAAGAAGTCTTAATTAATACTTCTCAGAAGAGCAGGGAGGAaagtggggagaggaggaagaggaaggaagaatttAGAAACAGGAAAGGGGCACAATGGTTTAAAATATATACAATGAACATATACTGGAGTTTTCTTCCAGTAAATGATTCTTAGATTTTGCAAGTGAGAGAAACATCTGGAAGTTTCcactggaaattaaaataatgtttacacCAGCCATGCAAGCACAGAAAATAAGCACTGAAGTGTTTTAAGACTGTGTCTCTCATGGTATTGTTGCTTTTCATCAACACTCCTCTTCTTTTAAGCATTTTGTTTTTACAGAGAAAGTGTAAAGCAGGGCTGCTGAATATTTATTAATACACTATACATATTTAACTTCATACTAAACCCATAGTTAATACTGTGCTTACAAGGATTCTGGAAAACCAAGCAGATGTGCAAGTAGAATCAAGCAGGTATACAACTGTTATATTCAAAGTGAAGAAACAggcttaaaaaattaaaaatcttgtGATTTAGAAAGTATTATTAAATATCCAAATAATAGATACACAATCCAAACAATAGATACACAAAAGAAACTGAAGGGAAACATCTTTAAGAACCTGAAGGATCTTatgaattggggaaaaaaactgattaaaagaaaacataataaatggaaaaaatgctgcagaaattgTTTAAATAGAACTATCTATGTATTTGGGGAAGGAAATagttttttactgaaatatgtaATAAATGTAGCTCACTACAAAGGAGAAATTTGTATGGCTTCTTTTGGAAATAAGAAAGCAATACGTGATTAAAGGGAGGTTTACAGCAAGAGAAGGTGTCACCTTGATAAACTGgagaatttgcaagaaaaaaacaaaacacctgaaCTGGAGATAAAAGTCCAACCTACTTCCTGAGACTAAAGATGTGACAGGTTACAAATCAAAGGTTAACACGACCTTTTCGTTTCCATAATTACAGTTTGCTTAAATATCCATACTGTTACAGTTACACCGGCACAAAATCCTAGCAGGAGATCTAACCCAAAGCTCAGAAATCAGGTTTTCCACCAGCGTTACAAGCTTTACCCTGCCTTTGCACTGGGATCACGATATTTGCAAACATACCAAAAGCCAACTAAATGAACAGCTTAACTATTTCAGATTAGGTGCAAGTCacaaaattattgtaaaatacactaaacaacagtattttttttttttaccatagcTCCATAATTGCTTCTTTCCGTCTGCCCAAGGCCTTCACTTATGTCTGCTAAATTCGTCAGACTACCACCGTGAATCCCATTGAGAGCTTCATTATATTCTTCTATACTCTTATTGACTTCTTGGTGACTCTCTTGAAGTTGAGAGAGTTTACTTCTTGCCTAATTGGTGAAAAATACTTTAGCACATCACGCATTTAATGACTGTCATTATCGCATTCTCGTTAAATGTGGTTGCCAGACAGTTGCTTTTTCTCCCCCGCCAGAGCTGAACTTTTCCTGACTCAAACTGGGAATTAACCTACCAAGCACCAGTCAAAAAAAGGCTTATTTCATGaaccagtatttatttttctcttctaaaaaatAATCTAGGTGATGTTCAACTCTTAGCCCTTCAAGAAACAGAATATCAGCTGTCTAGAAGTAGAGTGAATACCTGGTTTATTTCTTCCTGTGTTGATTTTAAAGATTTGATTATTGTTTCAAGCTGCACTTTTCCAGCCTGAATACTCTGCTCTAGCTGAGTCTCTTCTTGCTGGAGGCGATTCAGCTCTGCTTTTGCTCTATTAAGGTCATCTTCCTGTAATTTTAAATCTGATTCCTGAGATTGAATCTGCATTTTTAATGatgaaatctgaaacaaaacattacaaaaatCAGAGTGAAACCTGAAATAGATGTAACTTAATAAATTATGAATTTATAATAAACAATAGAAAGTTGTAAAGCAACCTATCAACTGCTAAGGAAGATAACAAGAACTTCATATGAAGAACTGCATGCTTCTTATTATGTTACACAAAATCCTTGATAAAAGCACACAGGACATTCAATAAGAccaagaaataatattttaagtgaCAGAAATACCACACTAATTACAAAGGTAATTAAAAGGTGCTTCTTAGATGATTACCTTGTAGCTTTCAGAACTTGGCTCCTTTTTCCATTCGAACATTTATAAAGTTGATTTTAAACTCTGCTAAGAGTTAAAATTACAGAGTTGCCGATGACTATCCTTATACACTTTCTCACATGACCTTATGCACTATGTTTCTACATTAAGATAACGTTAGCTACACTGGAAATCGTATCCCAAAAGAAAAGTCACTTTTAGCTCAGAATACTGATGAGGATCACATTGATCAAAATATGCACCACTGCTCACAGACTGTCTGTCTCATGGGTCAGGAATAATGCGTCTCAACTACCCTACTACGTTGAACACATTTCATGTACTCGCAGAATAATGCCTGTAGAAAGGGACCGctggagatcatctggttcaaTCCCCCATTTATGACCATTATGAAAGGTATTTAGATTGGCAAAAATCCTTTCTTGGACCTCTGTGTTTGTGTGGAAATTGTTATTTAGGGTAAAAATGACTAAACGAAGCAAGCGTATTCATTAAATAAACAATTCCCTTCAACAAAACGCACAATACTCTCGAGCGTGTCCAGAATTAACGTACACTCACCACCTGTGTTTCTTCCTGGCATTTCTGCCTCACATCATTCAGCATATCTTTGAGTTTGGCTTTCTGCTGGTCCATTTCATCCAGGCGGTCTTGGGCATCTTGTTTCTGAGCCTCTAGTTCTTGCAAGTTACTTGTCTCCCTATCTAAATCATTTTGCAGTTCCTGAGGAGAATTCCACAGTTCATAACTTACATTTAGCTGTTGTCTTATAGGAATGATCAACCACAAACAAACTAGCAAAATCCCAAAGATTTTCTGTGTCATACAGGCTATTCACTGCACGtgtaggttgggtttttttctacaggaaCTTGAATGAgaacatcagaaaacaaatcagtgcCCAAAAATGAAAAGACTATGACACAGAGCACATGTAATTGAGTTATCCCAATTATCAAAACCAATATTCTTTGAACACTGATTTCCTAAATTGCAGTGTTAGTCAAGCACTaacaaaaagacatttcaaactGTTCACATATCAGTTTCTATTTATATTAACCAGCATCAGAAGAAAACACTctgatggagaaaaggaaaataaagatctTTCTGTAAGTTAGAGGAAAATCCCATGAAAGGAGGAAAGACTTGCCCAGAAGCAATGtaaagaaagacagaagaaagaatgcTTAATTCCCtgtattttagattaaaataaaaactaatagAATTTTTACCTGAACTTCATTAGTTTTCTGCCTGATTGATTCTTCCTTTTCCCTAATGTCCTGCTCTAGcgaatatttttctctgtaagaTAAACAAGCACATATATTTGTGATTAGTTAAACAACACACATGCacgcatgcaaaaaaaaaaaaaaaaaaaaaaaaaatcagttaactATTATTCTGGAAACACCACACAGCCAAAAATGCCAGCCCATATCCTGACATATTCTTTCAAGGAGCAAAGGTGTACACAAATCAATTATTCTTCAAAAATTACTATCTGTTCCAGAATCAATCTTCTGAAGCCACCTGGTAGAATCCAGGCTGCTTTACATAACTGCCTAACTGTAGGGTATCAGTGGGAGATTTGCCACCAACTGCAGTGACAAGTAATTATGGATGAActgactaaaagaaaacaaaagtaacaGACACATCAGTACTATATACTTCACTGATTCTCCTACTCCAAGATTTTGTTAACAGTCCACTactctcacctctgcagctgTGCAATTTCTTGACTAATATCATCCAGTTCCTTCACCCCTGTAAATTCTCCTGATCCAACGGAACTTGAACTATCCTGTTAAGAGTGAAACACTATTAAAATGGCAAGTCGTAACAGATCTTCCTTTATAAAGGCTGAGAACAAAGATGGGACACTTCATCGTATGCATTTGCAAAATTCTATGAGAGATATGAAATTATTATGCAACAACCGCTGAGCATGCCACACAATTCTACCTGTGAGACCAAAGAATTTTCTCTGTGCCCATTTAACAGATGGGATAGTTGAAATACACAGCAGTTAAAGGACATGCACAATGTCAATGAATAAACTGCAGGCAATGGTAGaattaaaattcaaaatctaAAAACCCAGCTCTGCTGTAGTCAATAGCAAAACTTTCAGGAAACTTAATGAAATCAGTTGTCATTTCAGTCTTCTTGAGCCCTGCCACAAATTAATGCCAATTTCTGCAATTATACCCAATTTCCTGCTGATCATTTCTAtggccattcaggtgtagagcaGGGAAGATGCAAAGGGTATCCCTTGACTTTTAAACAAGAAAACCGTCATTAGAAGTTATTAAGAAAGGATCTCAGCCTTTGGAACAAAATTTATCATTATTATAAAAAGGATTGCtaattctttggaaaaaaaaaaaaaaccacttcaacTGAGCAAAACCTGGAACACTGAACTCACTACTAGTATGACAAATCAGAAGATCTACCATTTAAAAATAGCACTTTAGAAAGAAGAAAGTACAGTTTGCTTGCTTTGCTCACTTTGAGATTGCTGTGATAACCACAGAAAGCTTGGCTttattcaatattaaaaaaaaatcaggaagccAACAAATCACGAACAGCATGgtaaaatgtgactttttttttccagaaacaataGGTGAATATACAGTTTAAATAAGTTAATTAAGTCCCCCCCTTTTGGGTGAGCATTTCTTTAGTTAATATGCCATTAAGTAATCATAAACAACAACAATCCTGACTAATTCCTCAAGCTAGAAAATCGAAAGCTTCTAGTatcactttttaattttcagaccAGGTACAGTTTTGTGGAGACCTGTACTGTGTGCTGTACAGGATCATAAGGTGTTACCCAGTATGATCAAGAAGTAAGTTCAAATGAGCTGCTGCATTGGTTAGGCTAACACAGTTCATCGTTCCACATCAACAGAAAACTAATCTATGTTCACAGTAGCATACAGTTTATTTCATGTTATATTCAGATAAAACCACAGTAGATGAGAAATAAAGATACAACAAACTGAAAAGAATGGGAAGCTTAAAGCTCTTGCACCAAGGTGTATTTACTGTTCATAGCTTCAGAGACAAAGTACACAAGTAACTTTAACATGCCAACACCAGACTGCCTGTCAAAGAACTTTCTGACAGCCCAATGCATCTCAAATTGTTGAAGGAAGCAGTATCACCAGGTCAACAGCCAATACTGGTAACTTCACACTACTGTGACACTATCATCATGCCAAGAGCAAGTGTGACAGAACACAAGAGCAAAGAGACAAGAGAAGGGGTAGAAATAAAAAACTTCTTTAAAGTTACAAGTGGTGTACATAAACAAATTTGCATTCTTCTGGATGTTACAGTTACTCACACGACGCATTTCTGTTAGTGCTGAGATCTCAGTTCCTACAGAGGTCAAGTAACCTGACAGAGTCTATAGAAAAAGGATATAGGAAAAACCTTAAGAGGACCAGAGCAACAGcaacaattaaaatatatttagaggtttaaaaaattttctggttagggaaagtaaaaaaaaggaaaattctatATAATTATAGAAAAGATGAATGTATTGACATGACAAAAGTATTTATTCAAGTTTCGGAAATACACTAACACACTGTTGAGGAAAGGAACAAAGCAGGGTTCATTAGAAGATGAGATGCTCCAGTAAAATGGTATTAACAGCGATGAATACAGGACTATGGGCCATCAGGGATGGATGAAACACCAATTCCCAGAAACTAGGAAGTCATCATTCTTCATTTAGACAttaaaaaatttttcattttcatgggAGGAATTTGGTACTGATCATGGTCAGGGATAGGTTACAAAACCAGCTTCTAACAATTGCTTTTAATAGTTccctgaagttaaaaaacccccaccttctCTATGACAAAGGAGTATTTTTCATGCTAGACGTTTCTCAGTGTTATTATTCCTTTATTTATGGAATATTCTACTGCATTTTTCTTTACTGTCTTGTGTTAAAAATTTATGTATGTTTTCAAATGCTAAAGAATTTTGTTAAGAggaggtaagaaaaaaaaaaaaagttggcaatTCTTTAACATAGTATTACCAAAAccaaaattttacaaaattaatacTCAAAGCCCATCACTTTCAAAGCACATAAGCTCAGTATTATCTACAAATAATCAATGACTTACTTGTATAGGAGTGTTCCTCTCTGTGGGAGGGATCATATCTGGCGACAGCACTTGTGGAGGATCAATCCCTTTACTGACCTTCTGCTGAATGAGATACATTGCTAGTGCAAACTGATCTTTGCTCAGCTTTCCCATCTGTCTTGTGTCTGCCAAAGCCCTGGTAACAAATAGATCTTAGTTATAAACAAGAAAAGCTTATTTCTCCTCTATCAAGAAGCCtgaaatatacatatacatgcaattttcttttgatgcagcctcATCAGAGCTTGTTTATTCCAGGGAAAGAGTTCTATAAACACAGCAGTACTTTATTAGACATATTTAACTGAAAAGAATGGTGTTACTCTGAGAAAATATTTAGAGCACTAGAACTTCAAAAAACAATCACAATTCACAGACTGATCTATATTCCCCTCCCAGAAAAGTGAAGTGAGTATTTATTTCTCCCCTGACTTTCCACATAGCCCACATATTGTAGTATGGCAACAGGACAACTAAAAGAggttggggttttctgtttggttttttgttctaATATTAGGATCACAATTCTGGCTGGATAATCTGACTTCCCAGATCAGCAAGTTACAAAATACAGCTACTAGGGAATTCTTACCATATATGTGCTAGAAGATTCTGAGGCAGACCTGAATGCATAAAAATGTCCTTTACTTCTTGGCCACTCACAAAACCATCCATGTCTGtgtctgtttttaagaaaatttcATCATATCGCACTTTTTCAGACATTGGTACTACCCAATTCACAGATGGCTGTAAAACAaagttctgtatttcagaaaaagataAACAGTCTTTATCAACACACTGAATATATATAACACTATTCAGAGCTGGATGTGCTGAATATCTTGCACAGTCAAATCTGATTGGTAAATAGTTACTTCCCCTTTCCCCATGAATATTttagcttaaatatttttatctgaattATAAATACTGATAAACAACTATTAATTAGCGGAAAAGAATTAATTCTTTGGAAATACAGACCCCACTAGGCATACTAAGTCCTCATGCTAACTAACACAGGAGCTTTAGAAGGTAGATTGATGATTTATTTGATATTAAAGCAGATAAAGGTTAATAAAACCTTTCTACGAAAAGTGACAATTCCCTGTAAGATTTGCTATCGCATGGTCACTCTGACTA
This region includes:
- the EPS15L1 gene encoding epidermal growth factor receptor substrate 15-like 1 isoform X9, translated to MNSKLPLDILGRVWDLSDIDKDGHLDKDEFAVAMHLVYRALEKEPVPSLLPPSLIPPSKRKKTPVFPGAVPVLPASPPPKDSLRSTPSPGSVSSLNSTGSLSPKHTIKQAQPSVNWVVPMSEKVRYDEIFLKTDTDMDGFVSGQEVKDIFMHSGLPQNLLAHIWALADTRQMGKLSKDQFALAMYLIQQKVSKGIDPPQVLSPDMIPPTERNTPIQTLSGYLTSVGTEISALTEMRRDSSSSVGSGEFTGVKELDDISQEIAQLQREKYSLEQDIREKEESIRQKTNEVQELQNDLDRETSNLQELEAQKQDAQDRLDEMDQQKAKLKDMLNDVRQKCQEETQVISSLKMQIQSQESDLKLQEDDLNRAKAELNRLQQEETQLEQSIQAGKVQLETIIKSLKSTQEEINQARSKLSQLQESHQEVNKSIEEYNEALNGIHGGSLTNLADISEGLGQTERSNYGAMDDPFKNKALMFTNNTQELHTDPFQSEDPFKSDPFKGADPFKGSDPFQHDPFAEQPPAPADPFGGDPFKESDPFRSSAPEDFFKKQVKSDPFTSDPFTKPPALPAKPDPFESSDPFTSSSISSKGPDPFGTLDPFGSSAFSSGEGFADFSQMSKSVASDPFASSFGGMGFSDDPFKSKSDTPALPPKKNVPPRPKPPSGKSTPVSHLGSSDFPKPHDPFQPFGADSSDPFQSKKGFGDPFSGKDPFAPSSSSKTSKDSSLGFADFSSFGNEEQQLAWAKRESEKAEQERLARLRRQEQEDLELAIALSKADMPNS
- the EPS15L1 gene encoding epidermal growth factor receptor substrate 15-like 1 isoform X8 codes for the protein MAALIPLSQQFSTGNPLYETYYKQVDPTYTGRVGASEAALFLKKSGLSDIILGKIWDLADPEGKGYLDKQGFYVALRLVACAQNGHDVNLSSLNLTVPPPKFHDTSSPLLITPPSTETHWAVRVEEKAKFDGIFESLLPVNGLLSGDKVKPVLMNSKLPLDILGRVWDLSDIDKDGHLDKDEFAVAMHLVYRALEKEPVPSLLPPSLIPPSKRKKTPVFPGAVPVLPASPPPKDSLRSTPSPGSVSSLNSTGSLSPKHTIKQAQPSVNWVVPMSEKVRYDEIFLKTDTDMDGFVSGQEVKDIFMHSGLPQNLLAHIWALADTRQMGKLSKDQFALAMYLIQQKVSKGIDPPQVLSPDMIPPTERNTPIQTLSGYLTSVGTEISALTEMRRDSSSSVGSGEFTGVKELDDISQEIAQLQREKYSLEQDIREKEESIRQKTNEVQELQNDLDRETSNLQELEAQKQDAQDRLDEMDQQKAKLKDMLNDVRQKCQEETQVISSLKMQIQSQESDLKLQEDDLNRAKAELNRLQQEETQLEQSIQAGKVQLETIIKSLKSTQEEINQARSKLSQLQESHQEVNKSIEEYNEALNGIHGGSLTNLADISEGLGQTERSNYGAMDDPFKNKALMFTNNTQELHTDPFQSEDPFKSDPFKGADPFKGSDPFQHDPFAEQPPAPADPFGGDPFKESDPFRSSAPEDFFKKQVKSDPFTSDPFTKPPALPAKPDPFESSDPFTSSSISSKGPDPFGTLDPFGSSAFSSGEGFADFSQMSKSVASDPFASSFGGMGFSDDPFKSKSDTPALPPKKNVPPRPKPPSVWK